The following are from one region of the Coccinella septempunctata chromosome 7, icCocSept1.1, whole genome shotgun sequence genome:
- the LOC123316584 gene encoding cyclin-dependent kinase 2-associated protein 1-like, translated as METVDIQAVESKLSDVTVTAIPMNIVKPPTPLPQSKQETSIPGQSKYTELLTVLEEMGREVRPTYAGSRSSAERLKRTIVNARILVRECLLEASKGKQ; from the coding sequence ATGGAAACAGTGGACATTCAAGCTGTTGAATCAAAATTGAGTGATGTAACAGTTACTGCAATTCCTATGAATATTGTTAAACCTCCGACTCCTTTGCCTCAAAGTAAACAGGAGACTTCAATACCAGGTCAATCGAAATATACCGAACTTCTGACCGTACTTGAAGAAATGGGAAGAGAAGTCCGACCAACCTATGCTGGAAGTAGAAGTTCTGCCGAAAGGCTCAAAAGAACCATCGTAAACGCAAGAATATTGGTTAGGGAATGTTTGCTAGAAGCTAGTAAG